The nucleotide sequence ACCTGCTCACCGCCTGCTACTCCGCAGCGCGTCCTGGGGAGTTGGACGCGTTGCAGTTGACCGACCTCGACTTCCAGGCCGAGGAAGTCCGCATCGAGCGGCAGTGGAGCGCGAAGTTGGCGGCGATCACGCCGCCGAAACACGGAAGCATCCGCACGATTGCGATGACCGAGCCGGTACGCGAGCGCCTGCTCGCGTTGCCGCGCGAGAGCGAATGGGTGTTCACCACGATCCGAGGCAACCACTACACGGCCAGCACTCGCAACCACCACTGGAACCGCGTCCGCGCGAGCGTCGGCATCGGCAACGTCTCCCTCTACCTGACGACCCGCCACTTCTACGGCTGGTACGCCCTGAACGTGCTGGACCTCCCCGCGCATGTGATCGCGCTGCAACTCGGCCACACCGACGGTGGGCGGCTCGTGCGTGAGTTGTACGGCCACCCCGATGCGGCGATCGCCCGCGAGCGCACCCGCGAGGCGTTCCGCTCGATCTCACCCGTCAAGCCGCTAGTCACGAAACTAGTCACGGCGGCATGAAACGTCCGCGCTGGCGGACTTCCGTACCTCTCATCCGCATTCCACCGGGCCGGTCGGACAACCCCGCCCGGCCAACCAGCACCGACTCTGACAGTGACAGCACTCAGGCACCCCGGCCGCACGCCGCGCGCCGCTCACGAAGGCAACGAGGCGGGGCGGCCGCGCTGGTGCCGTCCCCGCCGCGCGATGCACGTGAGCTTGCCCGACGCTGGCACCCAGGGGCGCTGAGGCCGCCGCCGCGCAGGCAGATCAGGTGCTCGTGGCGG is from Gemmatimonadaceae bacterium and encodes:
- a CDS encoding tyrosine-type recombinase/integrase, whose protein sequence is MLVDRNPFAGLGLRRSKGRKNLQRPDQATVARMLQAADALTPPSFAAYLLTACYSAARPGELDALQLTDLDFQAEEVRIERQWSAKLAAITPPKHGSIRTIAMTEPVRERLLALPRESEWVFTTIRGNHYTASTRNHHWNRVRASVGIGNVSLYLTTRHFYGWYALNVLDLPAHVIALQLGHTDGGRLVRELYGHPDAAIARERTREAFRSISPVKPLVTKLVTAA